The genomic stretch ACTTGGTAATATCCCGACCGATTATGAACTAGTGGAAATTACAATTCCTGATACAACTGAGGTGAAGGAAATTGGGACTTCGGAGTTGCCTCCTGACTGGAGATCTATTCCTCAATCCCACTCCACACAGGAAATAGGTGATAAATTTCTCTCAGAAAATAAATATCTGGTCTTTAAAGTCCCCTCAGTTGTGGTTCAAGGGGATTTTAACTTCTTAATTAATCCCACCCACAGGCTATTTTATCAAGTCGAAATCACCTTAACAGAACCATTTGATTTTGATGCCCGATTTTTTTTGAGATAGAATAGAATTAAAGATCACTCTTCGATCAACTTTTCCAGAATCTGATTTGCTGCTTCGGAAAGTACAGTACCAGGGCCAAAAACCGCAAACACTCCTGCATCCTTAAGAAAGGAATAATCCTTTGCGGGAATGACTCCACCGGCCACTACCATTATATCCGGTCTTCCTGATTTTTTCAATTCATCAATCAATTGCGGTACTAGTGTCTTGTGGCCTGCTGCCAAAGAGGAAGCACCGACGATATGAACATCGTTTTCGATGGCTTGCCGAGCAACCTCTTCCGGCGTCTGGAAAAGTGGGCCGATGTCCACATCAAATCCCATATCGGCAAACCCTGTGGCTATGATCTTGGCACCCCGGTCATGTCCGTCCTGCCCCATCTTGGCTACCATGATTCTTGGCCTACGTCCTTCCAGTTCCGCAAATTTGTCAGACAGTTTTAAAGCTTTTTTGAATGAGTCTTGATTTTTCACTTCTGCTGCGTAAACTCCGGAAATCGATTTACTCTGTGCCTGATGCCGCCCAAAAGCCTCTTCCATAGCATCTGAGATTTCCCCTAAAGTAGCTCTTTTCCTTGCTGCATTGACTGCCAGTTCAAGAAGATTTCCTTCGCCGGATTTCGCTGCTTTTGTCAGGGCTTCCAAACAAGTCTTCACCTCTTGCTGGTTTCTAGACTCTTTCAGTTTTTTTAATCTTTCGATTTGGGAGGTTCTTACAGCTTGATTATCTACATCCCTCACTTCTATCCCGGAGTCTTCATCTACCTGATAGCGATTTACTCCTACAATAATATCACGTCCGCTGTCTATTCTCGCCTGCTTTTTGGCAGCAGCTTCTTCTATTCTGAGTTTTGGCAAACCTGCTTCTATAGCTTTGGCCATTCCGCCAAGCTTATCTACTTCTTCGATCAAGCTCCAGGCGCGATTTACTAATTGATCGGTCAGGAATTCTACATAATGTGACCCTCCCCAAGGATCTACCACATTTGTAATACCTGTTTCCTCTTGCAGGACAAGCTGGGTGTTTCTGGCAATCCTTGCAGAAAAGTCTGTTGGCAGCGCTATGGCTTCATCCAATGAATTTGTATGCAAGGATTGGGTTCCGCCCATGACTGCTGCAAGAGCCTCTATGGCGGTTCTTGTCACATTATTATAGGGGTCTTGCTCAGTTAGTGACCATCCTGAGGTTTGGGAGTGTGTACGAAGTGCGAGTGATTTATCTGATTTGGGATGGAATTGTTTGACGATTTTTGCCCAAAGCAATCTGCCTGCACGCATCTTAGCAATTTCCATAAAGTAGTTCATCCCTATCCCCCAAAAGAAGGAAAGTCGTGGGGCGAAGTCATCAATGTCCAGACCCGCTTTTACGCCGGTGCGCAAATACTCCATTCCATCTGCCAGTGTGTATGCCAGCTCCAAGTCCGCAGTAGCTCCGGCTTCTTGCATATGGTACCCTGAGATGGATATCGAGTTGAACTTCGGCATCTGCTCTGAGGAGAACCTGAAAATATCCGCAATAATCCGCATCGAGGGCTGGGGAGGGTAGATATAGGTGTTTCGTACCATAAATTCCTTCAGGATATCATTCTGTATCGTGCCGCTGAGTTGAGCTGGAGGGACTCCCTGTTCTTCTGCAGCTACTATGTAAAATGCCAATATCGGGATCACCGCCCCATTCATAGTCATGGATACAGACATCTTCTCCAGCGGGATCTGATCAAAAAGCAATTTCATGTCCTCTACAGAATCTATCG from Algoriphagus sp. NG3 encodes the following:
- a CDS encoding RES family NAD+ phosphorylase, whose product is MKIYRLTKSKYAFDLSGKGAELAGGRWNSKGKAVLYTSQSRALCTAEIAVHTPLGNIPTDYELVEITIPDTTEVKEIGTSELPPDWRSIPQSHSTQEIGDKFLSENKYLVFKVPSVVVQGDFNFLINPTHRLFYQVEITLTEPFDFDARFFLR
- the scpA gene encoding methylmalonyl-CoA mutase, with protein sequence MRPDITKWESLKIQDSKKTETQNWEAPEQISIPSFFDSKQIAGLPHISYAAGTPPYLRGPYSTMYRTRPWTIRQYAGFSTAEESNAFYRKNLAAGQKGLSVAFDLATHRGYDSDHPRVVGDVGKAGVAIDSVEDMKLLFDQIPLEKMSVSMTMNGAVIPILAFYIVAAEEQGVPPAQLSGTIQNDILKEFMVRNTYIYPPQPSMRIIADIFRFSSEQMPKFNSISISGYHMQEAGATADLELAYTLADGMEYLRTGVKAGLDIDDFAPRLSFFWGIGMNYFMEIAKMRAGRLLWAKIVKQFHPKSDKSLALRTHSQTSGWSLTEQDPYNNVTRTAIEALAAVMGGTQSLHTNSLDEAIALPTDFSARIARNTQLVLQEETGITNVVDPWGGSHYVEFLTDQLVNRAWSLIEEVDKLGGMAKAIEAGLPKLRIEEAAAKKQARIDSGRDIIVGVNRYQVDEDSGIEVRDVDNQAVRTSQIERLKKLKESRNQQEVKTCLEALTKAAKSGEGNLLELAVNAARKRATLGEISDAMEEAFGRHQAQSKSISGVYAAEVKNQDSFKKALKLSDKFAELEGRRPRIMVAKMGQDGHDRGAKIIATGFADMGFDVDIGPLFQTPEEVARQAIENDVHIVGASSLAAGHKTLVPQLIDELKKSGRPDIMVVAGGVIPAKDYSFLKDAGVFAVFGPGTVLSEAANQILEKLIEE